Proteins encoded in a region of the Zea mays cultivar B73 chromosome 4, Zm-B73-REFERENCE-NAM-5.0, whole genome shotgun sequence genome:
- the LOC103652884 gene encoding long chain base biosynthesis protein 1b, with product MKKREVKFVQRPSGVRFNRYCVYRVRQSRQLPLGLGLGAPSLYAAVLARVSAAFNGPLARAVVFGVHIDGSPSFFVCSQDGSAVLVSHTQWPRDFSGHLIVEGLLIAVIVFQLSTKSYKPLKKPLTEKEIDELCDEWEPELLCPPIKEGAKIDAPTLESAVGPHTIVDC from the exons ATGAAGAAAAGAGAAGTGAAATTTGTGCAGCGCCCGTCAGGTGTTAGGTTTAATAG atattgtGTCTACCGTGTGAGGCAATCGCGCCAGCTTCCTTTGGGTTTGGGACTGGGAGCTCCATCGCTCTATG CGGCGGTGCTCGCCCGTGTCTCAGCTGCCTTCAATGGCCCCCTTGCCCGCGCAGTCGTCTTTGGGGTCCATATTGATGGTAGTCCCTCTTTCTTTGTGTGTTCACAAGATGGGTCGGCAGTTTTAGTGTCTCACACGCAGTGGCCACGGGATTTTTCAGGTCACTTGATCGTGGAAGGGCTTCTTATTGCAGTCATAGTGTTCCAGCTCTCCACGAAGAGCTACAAACCACTAAAGAAGCCACTCACTGAAAAG GAGATTGATGAGCTATGTGATGAGTGGGAGCCAGAGCTGCTATGCCCTCCAATCAAGGAGGGGGCCAAAATAGATGCTCCAACATTGGAAAG TGCCGTTGGACCACATACGATTGTTGATTGTTGA
- the LOC100274134 gene encoding Senescence-specific cysteine protease SAG39-like precursor, translating to MDQSNISNKHMTMTTLMLLLCVIAIADCICHAAVAARVEPSTTVGRTTGGDEAMMMARYKKWMAQYRRKYKDDAEKAHRFQVFKANAEFIDRSNAGGKKKYVLGTNQFADLTSKEFAAMYTGLRKPAAVPSGAKQIPAAGSKYQNFTRLDDDVQVDWRQQGAVTPVKNQGQCGCCWAFSAVGAMEGLIMITTGNLVSLSEQQILDCDESDGNQGCNGGYMDNAFQYVINNGGVTTEDAYPYSAVQGTCQNVQPAATISGFQDLPSGDENALANAVANQPVSVGVDGGSSPFQFYQGGIYDGDGCGTDMNHAVTAIGYGADDQGTQYWILKNSWGTGWGENGFMQLQMGVGACGISTMASYPTP from the exons ATGGATCAGTCAAACATTAGCAACAAGCACATGACGATGACAACCCTAATGCTCCTCCTCTGTGTCATAGCCATTGCAGATTGCATTTGCCACGCCGCAGTGGCAGCCCGggtggagccatccaccaccgtcggcagaactacaggagGAGACGAGGCGATGATGATGGCGAGGTACAAGAAGTGGATGGCGCAGTATCGCCGGAAGTACAAGGACGACGCCGAGAAAGCACACCGTTTCCAGGTATTCAAGGCGAACGCGGAGTTTATTGACAGGTCTAACGCTGGAGGAAAGAAGAAGTACGTCCTAGGGACCAACCAGTTCGCCGACCTGACCAGCAAAGAGTTCGCGGCCATGTACACCGGTTTGAGGAAACCGGCGGCGGTGCCTTCCGGGGCCAAGCAGATCCCTGCAGCTGGTTCCAAGTACCAGAATTTTACGCGCCTAGATGATGATGTCCAGGTTGATTGGAGGCAGCAGGGTGCTGTCACTCCTGTCAAGAACCAAGGCCAATGTG GCTGTTGCTGGGCGTTCTCTGCAGTAGGTGCCATGGAAGGTTTGATCATGATAACGACAGGAAACCTGGTCTCCCTGTCGGAGCAGCAGATTCTAGACTGCGACGAGTCAGACGGGAACCAGGGCTGCAACGGTGGCTACATGGACAACGCCTTCCAGTACGTCATCAACAATGGCGGCGTCACCACTGAGGACGCCTACCCTTACTCTGCAGTCCAAGGGACGTGCCAAAACGTCCAGCCAGCCGCCACCATCAGCGGCTTCCAGGACCTGCCCAGCGGCGACGAGAACGCGCTCGCCAACGCAGTCGCCAACCAGCCGGTGTCTGTTGGCGTCGACGGCGGATCGAGTCCTTTCCAGTTTTACCAGGGTGGCATATACGACGGGGATGGCTGTGGCACGGACATGAACCATGCAGTGACGGCGATCGGCTACGGCGCCGATGACCAGGGAACCCAGTACTGGATCCTCAAGAACTCCTGGGGCACAGGATGGGGTGAGAACGGTTTCATGCAGCTACAGATGGGCGTCGGCGCCTGTGGTATCTCCACGATGGCCTCCTACCCAACTCCATGA